One window of Triticum dicoccoides isolate Atlit2015 ecotype Zavitan chromosome 5A, WEW_v2.0, whole genome shotgun sequence genomic DNA carries:
- the LOC119302956 gene encoding uncharacterized protein LOC119302956 encodes MFDPKNTNSFVTASANRMIDVWDFDSPQCKYTLSGHWDRVNCLDFFTHDNQQYLITGSSDCSAKIWDMHSNMCTHTLHASMSPVMSVMFHPNLQVLITGLEDGTVYLWSSTNFRLERIINPPVIEPPAWGFGWIYNIFSSPVSEHVWGLACSMKSKGFVFGRGETVAMVDVGNVNNQEESSHHSVPQIRADKSTQLIDNSGLLEVHPSDLRFPLQPHKSTTCSLDLTNHTYERVAFRLVQKNKSHSFGEEEDSLLSNVPIYGFIASRSTYTLVVTTKEWPDQGDDTSLDLLLQSSISGDKFIVPFENETECVDLFEELKEMGNVVHELTLKAGFYAQEEVTREIISATKKVDALGFGNRLVCLDAHPTETWILTCKFFGDVHMWDLVSQEKKALYSFHVYQNGTRGLSATVRFLKFIARKQWFLAGADDGFIHVCTYGTEIVQQITSFRAGSSSVTAMTIHPTQPYVLSSAYESPIRLWNWEEGWQCTRTFDDEHSGTVRQITFNPKDANCFASASEDQTVKVWNLDSPKSSYTLFGHLAQVNCLDFFAHADQQYLISGSDDLTARIWDLENRVCVYTIRALMAPVLSVLCLLPDHPYLTIGLKDGTLHLFSSANFRLVRIIDLGCSKVRSVNLMGSVRVVIEQEGAVSIMDIDPEQQGGIISEVGANMVDAVRLDVASEAQLDIFQEHKEDLSGAVSGTGNTNSTQA; translated from the exons ATGTTTGACCCAAAAAACACCAACAGTTTTGTCACTGCCTCAGCCAATCGCATGATAGAT GTTTGGGATTTTGATTCTCCTCAATGTAAATACACACTCTCTGGGCACTGGGACAGAGTTAACTGCCTTGATTTCTTCACACATGACAATCAGCAGTATTTGATTACTGGCTCTAGTGATTGTAGCGCGAAG ATATGGGACATGCACAGCAATATGTGTACTCATACACTACACGCTTCCATGTCTCCGGTTATGTCTGTCATGTTTCATCCCAATCTTCAGGTTCTAATTACAGGTTTAGAAGATGGCACTGTTTATTTGTGGAGTTCAACTAATTTCAG GCTTGAGAGGATCATTAACCCTCCTGTAATTGAACCCCCTGCTTGGGGTTTTGGATGGATATACAATATTTTTAGCAGCCCCGTAAGTGAACATGTTTGGGGTCTCGCATGTTCGATGAAGTCAAAAGG GTTTGTGTTTGGAAGAGGAGAGACGGTAGCAATGGTGGATGTCGGCAATGTAAATAATCAGGAAGAATCAAGTCATCACAGTGTACCACAGATAAGAGCTGACAAATCTACTCAG TTGATCGACAACAGTGGGCTACTTGAAGTGCACCCGTCTGACCTCCGCTTCCCCTTGCAACCACACAAGTCAACCACGTGCTCACTGGACCTAACAAACCACACATATGAGCGCGTGGCATTTAGGCTTGTACAGAAGAATAAGAGCCACTCGTTCGGGGAAGAAGAAGATTCACTTTTATCAAATGTGCCGATTTATGGATTTATAGCTTCCAGGTCCACGTACACTCTAGTCGTGACAACAAAAGAGTGGCCAGATCAAGGAGATGACACAAGCTTGGATCTGCTTCTGCAGAGCAGTATATCGGGGGACAAGTTCATCGTCCCATTCGAAAACGAGACTGAGTGTGTTGATCTATTTGAGGAATTAAAAGAGATGGGGAATGTGGTGCATGAATTGACACTGAAAGCTGGTTTTTATGCACAAGAAGAGGTGACACGCGAG ATCATATCAGCCACGAAGAAAGTTGATGCACTTGGATTCGGCAATAGGCTGGTGTGCCTAGATGCACATCCAACAGAGACATG GATCTTAACATGCAAGTTTTTTGGAGATGTTCACATGTGGGATCTTGTCTCTCAG GAAAAGAAGGCCCTCTATTCTTTTCATGTCTACCAGAATGGAACAAGAG GGCTATCAGCGACAGTTAGATTCCTTAAATTTATCGCACGGAAGCAATGGTTTCTGGCTGGTGCAGACGATGGCTTCATCCATGTGTGCACCTACGGAACAGAGATAGTACAACAGATCACGAGTTTCAGAGCTGGTTCTTCCAGTGTCACAGCAATGACCATCCATCCAACCCAGCCATATGTGCTGTCCTCAGCTTATGAAAGCCCGATTAGGCTTTGGAACTGGGAAGAGGGCTGGCAGTGCACACGAACTTTCGACGATGAACACTCTGGAACTGTCCGACAGATCACCTTCAACCCAAAGGATGCCAACTGTTTTGCTAGCGCGTCCGAAGATCAGACAGTAAAG GTTTGGAACCTTGACTCCCCAAAATCTAGCTACACTCTGTTTGGGCATTTGGCTCAAGTGAACTGCCTTGATTTCTTCGCACATGCTGATCAACAGTATCTGATTTCTGGCTCAGATGACTTGACCGCCAGG ATATGGGACCTAGAGAACAGGGTGTGTGTCTATACAATAAGAGCTCTCATGGCTCCGGTTCTTTCAGTTCTATGTCTTCTTCCTGATCATCCATATCTAACTATAGGCTTAAAAGATGGCACTCTTCATTTGTTCAGCTCCGCTAATTTTAG GCTTGTGAGGATCATTGACTTAGGCTGTAGCAAAGTTCGCAGTGTCAATCTGATGGGATCAGTAAG GGTTGTGATTGAACAAGAGGGGGCAGTGTCAATCATGGATATAGACCCTGAACAACAAGGTGGGATTATCAGTGAAGTGGGGGCTAACATGGTTGATGCAGTGAGATTGGATGTTGCTTCGGAAGCACAACTAGACATCTTCCAAGAACACAAAGAGGATTTGTCAGGTGCAGTGTCAGGGACAGGAAATACGAATTCCACACAGGCGTGA